One window of the Prochlorococcus marinus XMU1411 genome contains the following:
- the xth gene encoding exodeoxyribonuclease III: MLIATWNVNSIRTRLSQIIDWINQVSPDILCLQETKVMDDSFPIEPFEKLGYSVEVYGQKSYNGVAIISKIKAENVKKGFYDCKDSNQKISIFEEQKRLISADINGIKIINVYVPNGSSLESDKFEYKINWLKCLALFLDEQEKRGELICLMGDFNIAPSKLDIHDPKKYEGGIMASKIERNALDNVLKGRLIDSFRIFEKNTGHWSWWDYRNNAYQLNKGWRIDHIYISKELASKLKSCVIDSSPRENSRPSDHTPVMIDLNLNDINEDFFEDEDNFFEI, encoded by the coding sequence TTGTTAATAGCAACTTGGAATGTTAATTCAATAAGAACCAGACTTTCACAAATAATAGATTGGATAAATCAAGTCAGTCCAGATATTCTATGTTTGCAGGAAACAAAAGTGATGGATGATAGTTTCCCAATTGAACCTTTCGAAAAATTAGGATATTCAGTAGAGGTTTACGGACAAAAGTCATACAATGGTGTTGCCATTATTTCTAAAATTAAAGCTGAAAATGTAAAAAAAGGATTCTACGATTGCAAAGACTCTAATCAAAAAATCAGTATTTTCGAGGAGCAAAAAAGATTAATTTCTGCTGATATTAATGGTATTAAGATCATAAATGTTTATGTGCCAAATGGATCTTCACTAGAATCTGATAAGTTCGAGTATAAAATTAATTGGTTAAAGTGCTTAGCATTGTTTTTGGATGAGCAGGAAAAAAGAGGAGAATTAATTTGTCTTATGGGAGATTTTAATATTGCTCCATCAAAACTAGATATTCATGATCCGAAGAAATATGAAGGAGGAATTATGGCATCAAAGATAGAAAGGAATGCATTAGATAATGTTCTGAAAGGAAGACTAATAGATTCTTTCAGGATTTTTGAGAAAAACACTGGTCATTGGAGCTGGTGGGATTACCGTAATAACGCTTATCAATTAAATAAAGGTTGGAGAATAGACCATATCTATATCAGTAAAGAACTTGCTTCAAAACTTAAAAGTTGTGTGATAGACAGCTCCCCTAGAGAAAATTCACGTCCCAGTGATCACACCCCAGTAATGATTGATCTTAACTTGAATGACATAAATGAAGATTTTTTTGAGGATGAGGATAATTTTTTCGAAATATAA
- the hemL gene encoding glutamate-1-semialdehyde 2,1-aminomutase, which yields MTDILNLTKSEEIFSAAQELMPGGVSSPVRAFKSVGGQPIVFDRVKGPFAWDIDGNRYIDYIGSWGPAICGHAHPEVTTALQEAIEKGTSFGAPCVLENKLAQMVIDAVPSVEMVRFVNSGTEACMAVLRLMRAFTGRDKVIKFDGCYHGHADMFLVKAGSGVATLGLPDSPGVPRSTTANTLTAPYNDLEAVKKLFSENPDAISGVILEPIVGNAGFITPEPGFLEGLRELTTENGALLVFDEVMTGFRISYGGAQEKFGVTPDLTTLGKVIGGGLPVGAYGGKKEIMSMVAPSGPVYQAGTLSGNPLAMTAGIKTLELLKQEGTYDKLGSTTSRLIEGIIQSAENNGIPINGGSVSAMFGFFLCDGPVRNFDEAKTNDAELFGKLHREMLQRGIYLAPSPFEAGFTSLSHSEEEIDKTIEAFDQSFNAIKK from the coding sequence GTGACTGATATATTAAATCTCACCAAATCTGAAGAAATTTTCTCCGCTGCTCAAGAATTAATGCCGGGAGGAGTTAGCTCTCCAGTAAGAGCCTTCAAGTCCGTAGGAGGTCAACCAATTGTTTTTGATAGAGTCAAAGGTCCCTTCGCTTGGGATATCGATGGAAATAGATATATTGACTACATAGGAAGTTGGGGCCCTGCTATTTGTGGTCATGCCCACCCTGAAGTTACAACGGCATTACAGGAAGCTATTGAGAAAGGCACCAGTTTTGGAGCTCCATGTGTTTTAGAGAACAAACTTGCACAGATGGTAATAGATGCTGTTCCATCTGTAGAAATGGTTCGATTTGTAAATAGTGGAACTGAAGCCTGTATGGCTGTTTTAAGGCTCATGAGAGCATTTACTGGTAGAGATAAAGTTATTAAATTCGACGGTTGTTATCACGGCCATGCTGATATGTTTTTGGTAAAAGCAGGATCAGGTGTAGCCACTTTAGGATTACCAGACTCTCCAGGAGTCCCAAGATCAACAACTGCAAATACACTTACAGCTCCTTACAATGATCTTGAGGCAGTAAAAAAACTATTTTCCGAGAATCCTGATGCCATTTCGGGAGTTATTCTTGAACCGATTGTAGGTAATGCTGGCTTTATTACACCTGAGCCTGGATTCCTAGAAGGCTTAAGGGAATTAACCACTGAAAATGGTGCCTTATTAGTTTTTGATGAAGTAATGACTGGGTTCAGAATAAGTTATGGAGGCGCTCAAGAAAAATTTGGAGTTACTCCTGATTTAACCACACTTGGGAAAGTTATTGGCGGAGGGCTACCTGTTGGAGCTTATGGAGGTAAGAAAGAAATAATGTCAATGGTGGCTCCTTCCGGACCGGTATATCAGGCAGGTACTTTGAGCGGAAACCCGCTCGCAATGACTGCTGGAATAAAAACGCTTGAGCTACTCAAACAAGAAGGTACCTACGATAAACTAGGATCAACAACTTCTAGATTAATTGAAGGGATAATTCAATCTGCAGAGAATAATGGGATTCCTATTAACGGTGGAAGTGTAAGTGCTATGTTTGGATTTTTCTTATGCGACGGGCCAGTAAGAAATTTTGATGAGGCCAAAACTAATGATGCTGAACTATTTGGCAAGTTGCATAGAGAAATGCTTCAAAGAGGGATTTACCTTGCCCCAAGTCCTTTTGAAGCTGGTTTCACATCACTCTCTCATAGTGAAGAAGAAATTGATAAAACTATCGAAGCTTTTGATCAATCTTTTAATGCGATAAAAAAATAA
- a CDS encoding prohibitin family protein produces MSTSFKNVTPTGPGGTATLLIVLSFTGFLLLTQSLFVVPSGQVAVVTTLGKVSGPSRRAGLNFKLPFVQSVYPFDIKTQVQPEKFETLTKDLQVIRATATVKYSVKPNEAGRIFATIASRNSDVYQKIVQPSLLKALKSVFSQYELETIATEFAVISEKVGDTVAQELNSFDYVDVKSLDLTGLEIAEEYRAAIEQKQIAGQQLLRAKTEVEIAEQEALRYETLNRSLDDQVLFKLFLDKWDGSTQVVPGLPGSEGGSPPVIVGGRR; encoded by the coding sequence ATGTCAACATCCTTTAAAAATGTAACCCCAACAGGTCCTGGTGGGACAGCAACATTATTAATTGTATTATCCTTTACAGGCTTTCTTTTACTCACTCAATCTCTCTTTGTTGTCCCCTCTGGACAAGTTGCAGTGGTTACAACATTGGGAAAAGTAAGTGGTCCCTCTAGGAGAGCTGGTTTAAACTTTAAACTTCCATTTGTTCAGTCTGTATATCCATTTGATATAAAAACACAAGTTCAACCAGAAAAATTTGAAACTTTAACTAAAGATCTTCAGGTTATTAGGGCTACAGCTACTGTTAAGTATTCAGTAAAACCTAACGAAGCAGGAAGAATTTTTGCAACAATTGCAAGTAGAAATAGCGATGTTTATCAAAAGATTGTTCAACCATCTTTACTTAAAGCTCTAAAATCAGTTTTTTCGCAGTACGAGCTAGAAACAATCGCTACTGAATTTGCAGTAATTTCTGAAAAGGTAGGAGATACTGTTGCTCAAGAACTTAATTCGTTCGATTATGTTGACGTTAAAAGTTTAGATCTTACTGGATTAGAGATTGCTGAAGAATACAGAGCTGCTATTGAACAAAAGCAAATAGCTGGTCAGCAATTACTTAGAGCAAAAACAGAAGTAGAAATTGCTGAACAAGAAGCACTTAGATATGAAACGCTAAATAGAAGTCTTGACGATCAAGTGTTGTTCAAATTATTTCTTGATAAATGGGATGGAAGCACACAAGTTGTCCCTGGCCTTCCAGGTTCTGAAGGAGGAAGCCCTCCAGTTATAGTTGGTGGTAGAAGATAA
- the larC gene encoding nickel pincer cofactor biosynthesis protein LarC: MSDILIECSPGISGDMLLGAFYDLGVPQKVIEKPLIDLGLKDLYHLEFKESKSCSIRGIKANVQNSDLSPIKRTWRSIKEVILNGHLEDKLKQTIYEVFESLAIAEGKVHGIKSEDVHFHEVGAIDSLVDIIGVCAALNFLNPTKVYCNEPMLGKGFVQTEHGKLSVPPPAVIELISQKKIKVLSSFDSIEGELSTPTGIALLSNLADYLEPPSKYSMNSYGVGIGNLKFPFPNLVRVYKINSFNDSSISEQINPRCEEISVQEAWIDDQTPEDISNFVEKLRIEGAYDVSYQAINMKKNRIGFSIQVILPIEKKELFRRLWFDYSNTIGVRERTQSRWVLLRRRGECSTTFGNIKVKQTLKPDGSITMKPENDEVLRLELEHKISTHEIRKIIKESSKKFKAFENWK, from the coding sequence ATGAGTGATATTTTAATTGAATGTTCTCCGGGCATCTCTGGAGATATGTTGTTAGGAGCTTTTTATGATTTAGGTGTGCCACAAAAAGTCATTGAAAAACCACTTATTGATCTTGGATTAAAGGATCTTTATCATCTAGAGTTCAAAGAATCAAAAAGTTGTTCAATAAGAGGGATAAAAGCAAATGTCCAGAATAGTGACTTGAGTCCTATTAAAAGAACTTGGAGAAGTATTAAAGAAGTTATTTTAAATGGGCACTTAGAAGATAAATTAAAGCAAACAATTTATGAAGTTTTTGAATCTTTAGCAATTGCCGAAGGAAAAGTTCATGGGATCAAATCTGAAGATGTCCATTTTCATGAAGTTGGAGCTATAGATTCACTAGTGGATATAATAGGAGTATGTGCGGCATTAAATTTTTTAAATCCAACAAAGGTTTATTGTAATGAACCAATGTTGGGCAAAGGTTTTGTTCAAACTGAACATGGAAAATTATCTGTCCCACCTCCTGCCGTAATAGAGCTAATAAGCCAAAAAAAAATTAAAGTTTTGTCAAGCTTTGACTCTATAGAGGGTGAACTATCTACGCCTACTGGCATTGCTTTACTTTCTAATTTAGCGGACTATCTAGAACCTCCTTCAAAATATTCTATGAACTCTTATGGAGTAGGAATTGGTAACTTAAAATTCCCATTCCCTAATTTGGTAAGAGTTTATAAAATTAACTCATTTAATGATTCATCTATTAGTGAACAAATTAATCCAAGGTGTGAAGAAATATCTGTACAAGAAGCATGGATTGATGACCAAACACCGGAGGATATATCTAATTTTGTAGAGAAACTTAGAATTGAGGGGGCTTACGACGTTTCATATCAAGCTATCAATATGAAAAAAAATAGAATTGGATTTTCTATTCAAGTAATCTTGCCCATAGAGAAAAAAGAACTTTTTAGACGATTATGGTTTGATTATTCCAATACTATAGGAGTTCGTGAAAGGACCCAATCTAGGTGGGTATTACTTAGACGCAGAGGAGAATGTTCAACGACTTTTGGAAATATAAAAGTTAAACAAACTTTGAAACCAGATGGATCAATAACTATGAAACCAGAAAATGATGAGGTTTTGAGATTAGAGTTAGAGCATAAAATATCAACGCACGAAATAAGAAAGATAATAAAAGAATCAAGTAAAAAATTTAAAGCATTTGAAAACTGGAAATGA
- a CDS encoding YajQ family cyclic di-GMP-binding protein translates to MAESFSFDVVSDFDRQELVNTLDQVKREISQRYDLKGTDTSVDLDKENIFIITNSELTLNAVNDIIRQKAIKRNLSLKIFDYGEIEMVSGNKVKQTILLKQGIKQEIAKKISKNIRDQIKKINVSINGETLRVASKSKNDLQLAIKLVTELEESLNIPLKANNFR, encoded by the coding sequence ATGGCAGAAAGTTTTTCATTTGATGTGGTTTCTGATTTTGATAGACAGGAATTAGTTAACACTTTGGATCAAGTAAAAAGAGAAATTTCTCAGCGCTACGATCTTAAGGGCACAGATACTTCAGTTGATTTAGATAAAGAAAATATTTTTATAATTACAAATAGCGAACTTACCTTAAATGCTGTTAATGACATAATTAGACAAAAGGCAATAAAAAGGAACTTGTCTTTAAAAATATTTGACTACGGTGAAATTGAAATGGTTAGTGGAAATAAAGTAAAACAGACAATTTTATTAAAACAAGGAATTAAACAAGAAATTGCAAAAAAAATCAGCAAAAATATTAGAGATCAAATAAAAAAAATTAATGTCAGCATAAATGGCGAAACACTCAGAGTTGCTAGTAAGAGTAAAAATGATCTTCAATTAGCAATTAAGCTTGTTACTGAGTTGGAGGAGTCTTTGAATATTCCTCTAAAAGCTAATAACTTTAGATAA